One window of Gloeocapsa sp. PCC 73106 genomic DNA carries:
- a CDS encoding papain-like cysteine protease family protein: MSFLSGAGGYWPVVDEVASLSVIQQQDRFSCGLACAEMVLRDLGIDNVTQALIAKNTGTPVRLSDLARTLNQFDITGLRRWVGGGFDLSGAPVTELLATLISTGAWIAELLEPMARLGHLVVVDGWAEDGLLLIRDPWQGTRYKMEQEIFLTYWTWRGIYAISL, from the coding sequence ATGTCTTTTCTCTCTGGTGCTGGGGGGTATTGGCCAGTCGTGGATGAGGTGGCCTCCCTGAGTGTTATCCAACAACAAGACCGTTTCAGTTGTGGCCTCGCCTGTGCTGAGATGGTGCTGAGGGATTTGGGAATAGACAATGTAACTCAGGCTCTAATTGCCAAAAATACAGGAACTCCTGTCAGACTTTCTGATTTAGCCCGAACCCTAAATCAATTCGATATAACGGGTTTGAGAAGGTGGGTGGGTGGAGGCTTCGATTTGAGTGGTGCTCCAGTTACTGAGTTGCTGGCTACGTTAATCTCAACAGGTGCTTGGATAGCCGAACTGCTCGAACCAATGGCGCGTTTAGGTCATTTAGTGGTTGTGGATGGTTGGGCTGAAGATGGTTTGCTGTTAATTCGAGATCCTTGGCAAGGAACAAGGTATAAAATGGAACAAGAGATTTTTTTAACTTATTGGACTTGGCGAGGCATTTACGCTATCAGTTTATGA